One genomic region from Anguilla rostrata isolate EN2019 chromosome 2, ASM1855537v3, whole genome shotgun sequence encodes:
- the pnpo gene encoding pyridoxine-5'-phosphate oxidase isoform X2 produces MIRKCFANWHSTKLHLRNFFRILIQPNSVALPAGRSGLSFFAIKPTDATAMDLSDMRKKYKGDEECFEEDQLVSLDPIKQFGNWFDEATKCPDVGEANAMCIATCTKEGLPSARMVLLKGFSDEGFRFFTNYESRKGKELVRIEGPVERIPYQSSCDYFHSRPKSSQIGAVVSRQSTVVPNREYLRQKNRELEEKYKDEEVPMPDYWGGYIVKPQMIEFWQGQTNRLHDRIVFVKPKDGEVGPGEMQHQGEGGWVYYRQSP; encoded by the exons ATGATTCGTAAGTGCTTCGCAAATTGGCACAGTACAAAATTGCATTTACGCAACTTTTTTAGAATATTGATCCAGCCGAATTCTGTTGCACTGCCAGCTGGCCGGTCCGGCCTCTCGTTTTTCGCCATAAAACCTACTGACGCCACAGCTATGGATCTGAGTGACATGCGAAAGAAATACAAGGGAGACGAAGAG TGTTTCGAGGAAGACCAGCTGGTGTCTCTGGATCCCATCAAGCAGTTTGGTAATTGGTTTGATGAAGCAACAAAGTGTCCTGATGTAGGAGAGGCCAATGCTATGTGTATCGCCACATGTACAAA GGAAGGTCTTCCATCTGCTCGTATGGTGCTGCTGAAGGGGTTCAGTGACGAAGGCTTCCGCTTCTTCACTAACTATGAGAGCCGAAAGGGTAAAGAACTG GTCCGAATTGAGGGTCCAGTGGAACGAATCCCCTACCAGAGCTCTTGTGATTACTTCCACTCCCGGCCCAAGAGCAGCCAGATTGGTGCAGTCGTTAGCCGGCAGAGCACCGTTGTCCCAAACAGAGAG TACCTGAGGCAGAAGAATAGAGAGCTGGAGGAAAAGTACAAGGATGAAGAAGTCCCCATGCCAGACTACTG GGGTGGCTACATTGTCAAGCCTCAGATGATTGAGTTTTGGCAGGGCCAAACCAACAGGCTACACGACCGCATCGTGTTTGTGAAGCCGAAGGACGGGGAGGTGGGCCCGGGTGAGATGCAGCAccaaggggaggggggctgggtgtACTACCGGCAGTCCCCCTGA
- the prr15lb gene encoding proline-rich protein 15-like protein B isoform X1, with protein MSLQHQQGREECQQTADCRSSPLVTFSPAMADPSPGWWKLTFLRKKKSESKVLYEIPPELGSNTGNNTGNKDSSVPPNGNPEDSQFNARLEKIVDKTATKGRHVKVSHSGRFKEKKKIRATLAENPNLFPEHTLSNENHRAEK; from the exons ATGTCACTGCAACAccagcaggggagagaggagtgcCAACAAACAGCTGACTG CAGGTCCAGCCCCCTTGTGACTTTCAGTCCAGCTATGGCTGACCCCTCCCCTGGCTGGTGGAAGCTGACCTTCCTGCGCAAAAAGAAATCTGAGTCTAAGGTGCTCTACGAGATTCCACCAGAGCTGGGAAGCAACACTGGAAACAACACTGGAAACAAGGACTCCAGTGTCCCCCCAAATGGCAACCCTGAGGACAGCCAGTTCAACGCACGGCTAGAGAAGATTGTGGATAAAACGGCAACCAAGGGCCGCCATGTGAAAGTTTCACATTCGGGCCGCTttaaggagaaaaagaagatcCGTGCCACCCTGGCTGAAAACCCCAACCTCTTCCCAGAGCATACTCTGAGCAATGAGAACCACAGGGCTGAAAaatag
- the pnpo gene encoding pyridoxine-5'-phosphate oxidase isoform X3 has translation MGHQSRLFDGLRCGRNNDTFSAHNLDVNCTNWLLQCFEEDQLVSLDPIKQFGNWFDEATKCPDVGEANAMCIATCTKEGLPSARMVLLKGFSDEGFRFFTNYESRKGKELESNPFACLVFYWEPLNKQVRIEGPVERIPYQSSCDYFHSRPKSSQIGAVVSRQSTVVPNREYLRQKNRELEEKYKDEEVPMPDYWGGYIVKPQMIEFWQGQTNRLHDRIVFVKPKDGEVGPGEMQHQGEGGWVYYRQSP, from the exons ATGGGTCATCAAAGCAGACTGTTTGATGGACTACGATGTGGAAGAAACAACGATACATTTTCAGCACACAATCTAGATGTAAATTGTACCAATTGGCTTCTCCAG TGTTTCGAGGAAGACCAGCTGGTGTCTCTGGATCCCATCAAGCAGTTTGGTAATTGGTTTGATGAAGCAACAAAGTGTCCTGATGTAGGAGAGGCCAATGCTATGTGTATCGCCACATGTACAAA GGAAGGTCTTCCATCTGCTCGTATGGTGCTGCTGAAGGGGTTCAGTGACGAAGGCTTCCGCTTCTTCACTAACTATGAGAGCCGAAAGGGTAAAGAACTG GAGAGCAATCCTTTCGCTTGTCTTGTCTTTTACTGGGAGCCACTGAACAAACAG GTCCGAATTGAGGGTCCAGTGGAACGAATCCCCTACCAGAGCTCTTGTGATTACTTCCACTCCCGGCCCAAGAGCAGCCAGATTGGTGCAGTCGTTAGCCGGCAGAGCACCGTTGTCCCAAACAGAGAG TACCTGAGGCAGAAGAATAGAGAGCTGGAGGAAAAGTACAAGGATGAAGAAGTCCCCATGCCAGACTACTG GGGTGGCTACATTGTCAAGCCTCAGATGATTGAGTTTTGGCAGGGCCAAACCAACAGGCTACACGACCGCATCGTGTTTGTGAAGCCGAAGGACGGGGAGGTGGGCCCGGGTGAGATGCAGCAccaaggggaggggggctgggtgtACTACCGGCAGTCCCCCTGA
- the pnpo gene encoding pyridoxine-5'-phosphate oxidase isoform X1: MIRKCFANWHSTKLHLRNFFRILIQPNSVALPAGRSGLSFFAIKPTDATAMDLSDMRKKYKGDEECFEEDQLVSLDPIKQFGNWFDEATKCPDVGEANAMCIATCTKEGLPSARMVLLKGFSDEGFRFFTNYESRKGKELESNPFACLVFYWEPLNKQVRIEGPVERIPYQSSCDYFHSRPKSSQIGAVVSRQSTVVPNREYLRQKNRELEEKYKDEEVPMPDYWGGYIVKPQMIEFWQGQTNRLHDRIVFVKPKDGEVGPGEMQHQGEGGWVYYRQSP; the protein is encoded by the exons ATGATTCGTAAGTGCTTCGCAAATTGGCACAGTACAAAATTGCATTTACGCAACTTTTTTAGAATATTGATCCAGCCGAATTCTGTTGCACTGCCAGCTGGCCGGTCCGGCCTCTCGTTTTTCGCCATAAAACCTACTGACGCCACAGCTATGGATCTGAGTGACATGCGAAAGAAATACAAGGGAGACGAAGAG TGTTTCGAGGAAGACCAGCTGGTGTCTCTGGATCCCATCAAGCAGTTTGGTAATTGGTTTGATGAAGCAACAAAGTGTCCTGATGTAGGAGAGGCCAATGCTATGTGTATCGCCACATGTACAAA GGAAGGTCTTCCATCTGCTCGTATGGTGCTGCTGAAGGGGTTCAGTGACGAAGGCTTCCGCTTCTTCACTAACTATGAGAGCCGAAAGGGTAAAGAACTG GAGAGCAATCCTTTCGCTTGTCTTGTCTTTTACTGGGAGCCACTGAACAAACAG GTCCGAATTGAGGGTCCAGTGGAACGAATCCCCTACCAGAGCTCTTGTGATTACTTCCACTCCCGGCCCAAGAGCAGCCAGATTGGTGCAGTCGTTAGCCGGCAGAGCACCGTTGTCCCAAACAGAGAG TACCTGAGGCAGAAGAATAGAGAGCTGGAGGAAAAGTACAAGGATGAAGAAGTCCCCATGCCAGACTACTG GGGTGGCTACATTGTCAAGCCTCAGATGATTGAGTTTTGGCAGGGCCAAACCAACAGGCTACACGACCGCATCGTGTTTGTGAAGCCGAAGGACGGGGAGGTGGGCCCGGGTGAGATGCAGCAccaaggggaggggggctgggtgtACTACCGGCAGTCCCCCTGA
- the prr15lb gene encoding proline-rich protein 15-like protein B isoform X2: MADPSPGWWKLTFLRKKKSESKVLYEIPPELGSNTGNNTGNKDSSVPPNGNPEDSQFNARLEKIVDKTATKGRHVKVSHSGRFKEKKKIRATLAENPNLFPEHTLSNENHRAEK; encoded by the coding sequence ATGGCTGACCCCTCCCCTGGCTGGTGGAAGCTGACCTTCCTGCGCAAAAAGAAATCTGAGTCTAAGGTGCTCTACGAGATTCCACCAGAGCTGGGAAGCAACACTGGAAACAACACTGGAAACAAGGACTCCAGTGTCCCCCCAAATGGCAACCCTGAGGACAGCCAGTTCAACGCACGGCTAGAGAAGATTGTGGATAAAACGGCAACCAAGGGCCGCCATGTGAAAGTTTCACATTCGGGCCGCTttaaggagaaaaagaagatcCGTGCCACCCTGGCTGAAAACCCCAACCTCTTCCCAGAGCATACTCTGAGCAATGAGAACCACAGGGCTGAAAaatag